One stretch of Caldinitratiruptor microaerophilus DNA includes these proteins:
- a CDS encoding branched-chain amino acid ABC transporter permease: protein MALVLQVLNGLTFASFLFLLSTGLNLIFGVMRIVNFAHGSLAMLGAYVAFAAAGGVTGRFWVGTLAALAVLAALGIALERGLLRFLYAREELYQILLTYGLVLVSEDAVKLIWGRDYKSLSFPPPFAGPVQVGSALFPSYYLALMAIAAAVAVLLWVVLYRTRVGAVIRAASADREMTEALGYSVPALGAAVFAAGSALAGLAGALILPIQTVSPGFAVEVVIEAFIVVVVGGLGSIWGALVGAVFIGLLRSFGIAYFPVFELALVYLTMAVILIVRPWGLLGVPPVGRN, encoded by the coding sequence GTGGCACTCGTCTTGCAGGTGCTCAACGGGCTCACCTTCGCGTCCTTCCTGTTCCTGCTGTCGACGGGGCTGAACCTCATCTTCGGGGTCATGCGGATCGTGAACTTCGCCCACGGGTCCCTGGCCATGCTGGGGGCGTACGTGGCCTTCGCGGCGGCCGGCGGGGTGACCGGGAGGTTCTGGGTGGGCACGCTGGCGGCGCTCGCCGTGCTCGCAGCCCTGGGCATCGCCCTGGAGCGCGGGCTCCTGCGCTTTCTCTACGCCCGGGAAGAGCTGTACCAGATCCTCCTGACCTACGGGCTCGTCCTGGTGTCCGAGGACGCGGTCAAGCTCATCTGGGGCCGCGACTACAAGTCCCTCTCGTTCCCGCCCCCTTTCGCCGGGCCGGTGCAGGTGGGCTCGGCGCTCTTTCCTTCCTATTACTTGGCGCTGATGGCGATCGCCGCCGCGGTGGCGGTGCTGCTGTGGGTCGTGCTCTACCGCACCCGGGTGGGGGCCGTGATCCGGGCGGCGTCGGCGGACCGGGAGATGACCGAGGCGCTGGGGTACAGCGTCCCGGCCCTGGGCGCGGCCGTGTTCGCCGCCGGGAGCGCCCTCGCCGGCCTCGCCGGGGCCCTGATCCTGCCGATTCAGACGGTCTCGCCCGGCTTCGCGGTGGAGGTCGTGATCGAGGCGTTCATCGTCGTGGTGGTGGGCGGGCTCGGCAGCATCTGGGGGGCGCTCGTGGGGGCGGTGTTCATCGGCCTCCTGCGCTCGTTCGGGATCGCCTACTTCCCGGTGTTCGAGCTGGCGCTCGTGTACCTGACCATGGCCGTCATCCTGATCGTCCGGCCCTGGGGACTCCTCGGGGTGCCGCCGGTGGGGAGGAATTGA
- a CDS encoding ABC transporter substrate-binding protein, whose product MSRTGLTRRLALVLALGLVALAAGCGGQGAGTSSQPAGGAQQQPAAAQPSGGGAGGGQQQAQPIKIGALYILSGRLALYGKAGSQGLQFAAEEINKQGGILGRPVEVKVIDEQGKPDVAAQEARRLILDEKVDALIGVDSSSSVLNVAQVVGELKKPLLVTHAATPKLVGEAWNPYVFRVNNDARMDAWAAAALAAKLPYKRWANIGPDYEFGRVSWQDFITRLKQLKPDVEVVGEAWPPFNAPDYTSHITSILNAQPEAVFSVIWGGDLVTFIRQAKGFGFFDKVKLFVDPVGASLSVLVPLGKDMPENLLVSTRYWFLYPETERNKNFVKAYYERFKEYPDYVAQEGYAALYMYKAAVEKAGTTDADAVVKALEGLSFDAPEGKKTIRPEDHQVFEDLVWGYTKHTDQYPFAILDRITVVPAADVTYPPQNKR is encoded by the coding sequence GTGTCTCGAACAGGTCTGACGCGCCGGCTGGCCCTCGTGCTGGCGCTGGGGCTGGTGGCCCTGGCGGCCGGCTGCGGTGGGCAAGGGGCGGGGACGTCTTCCCAGCCCGCGGGCGGTGCACAGCAGCAGCCGGCGGCCGCCCAGCCGTCGGGTGGCGGCGCGGGGGGCGGCCAGCAGCAGGCCCAGCCGATCAAGATCGGCGCCCTGTACATCCTTTCCGGCCGCCTGGCGCTCTACGGCAAGGCGGGCAGCCAGGGGCTCCAGTTCGCCGCCGAAGAGATCAACAAGCAGGGCGGCATCCTCGGCCGGCCGGTCGAGGTGAAGGTGATCGACGAGCAGGGCAAGCCGGACGTGGCGGCCCAGGAGGCCCGGCGCCTCATCCTGGACGAGAAGGTGGACGCCCTCATCGGGGTCGACTCCAGCTCCAGCGTCCTCAACGTCGCCCAGGTGGTCGGCGAGCTGAAGAAGCCCCTGCTGGTCACCCACGCCGCCACCCCGAAGCTGGTGGGCGAGGCCTGGAACCCGTACGTGTTCCGGGTGAACAACGACGCCCGGATGGACGCATGGGCCGCGGCGGCCCTCGCCGCGAAGCTGCCTTACAAGCGCTGGGCCAACATCGGGCCTGACTACGAGTTCGGGCGCGTCTCATGGCAGGACTTCATCACCCGGCTGAAGCAGCTCAAGCCCGACGTGGAGGTCGTGGGCGAGGCCTGGCCGCCCTTCAACGCCCCCGACTACACCAGCCACATCACGTCCATCCTGAACGCCCAGCCCGAGGCCGTCTTCTCGGTGATCTGGGGCGGCGACCTGGTGACCTTCATCCGGCAGGCGAAGGGCTTCGGCTTCTTCGACAAGGTGAAGCTCTTCGTCGACCCCGTCGGCGCCTCGCTTTCGGTCCTGGTCCCGCTGGGCAAGGACATGCCCGAGAACCTGCTGGTCTCCACCCGCTACTGGTTCCTGTACCCGGAGACCGAGCGGAACAAGAACTTCGTGAAGGCGTACTACGAGCGCTTCAAGGAGTACCCGGATTACGTGGCCCAGGAAGGCTATGCGGCGCTCTACATGTACAAGGCGGCGGTCGAGAAGGCCGGCACCACCGACGCCGACGCCGTGGTCAAGGCGCTCGAGGGCCTCTCCTTCGACGCTCCGGAGGGCAAGAAGACGATCCGCCCCGAGGACCACCAGGTCTTCGAGGACCTCGTCTGGGGCTACACCAAGCACACCGACCAGTACCCGTTCGCCATCCTCGACCGGATCACCGTCGTGCCGGCGGCCGACGTGACCTATCCGCCGCAGAACAAGCGCTGA